In Salvelinus namaycush isolate Seneca chromosome 37, SaNama_1.0, whole genome shotgun sequence, the following are encoded in one genomic region:
- the LOC120031191 gene encoding urokinase plasminogen activator surface receptor-like — MHLIVPILVSVLLPKAYSLKCFECTPGESGACTDKQTYCLNPTQCGSSRIISYIDDTKLLDINAKSCAVPAACLSAAVNFGISRTMIASKCCNTDLCNSQSVPDSTKAPPNGKTCFTCTGTDCTRTLRCLGEEDLCISTTVNTGGVKIAMKGCVSKSICVGDGSQALGPAMGMDMKCCEGNLCNNAQSIGLSLLLLVTSMVSVTLFY, encoded by the exons ATGCACCTTATTGTACCCATCCTCGTGAGCGTGCTTCTTCCCAAAG CATATTCACTCAAGTGCTTTGAGTGCACACCAGGAGAATCAGGAGCATGCACCGACAAGCAGACTTACTGTCTTAATCCAACCCAATGTGGAAGCTCGCGGATCATATCCTATATTG ATGATACAAAATTATTGGATATCAACGCGAAGTCTTGCGCGGTGCCTGCTGCGTGTCTCAGTGCAGCAGTGAACTTCGGAATCTCGCGCACAATGATCGCCAGCAAATGCTGCAATACGGACCTCTGCAACTCCCAAAGCGTCCCTG ATTCCACTAAAGCCCCTCCTAATGGCAAGACATGCTTCACCTGTACCGGAACGGACTGCACGAGAACTCTGAGGTGCTTGGGAGAGGAGGACCTCTGCATCTCAACAACAG TGAACACGGGTGGCGTGAAGATAGCAATGAAGGGATGTGTCTCCAAGAGCATCTGTGTGGGAGACGGGTCACAAGCACTGGGGCCCGCCATGGGCATGGACATGAAGTGCTGCGAGGGCAACCTGTGTAACAATGCCCAGAGCATCGGACTGAGTCTCCTGCTCCTGGTAACATCCATGGTCTCTGTCACCCTGTTCTACTGA